The following coding sequences are from one Microbacterium sp. SORGH_AS_0969 window:
- the thrS gene encoding threonine--tRNA ligase, protein MTDFPADGFALFPDRSVVALRVNGELKDLATTVTADDEVEPVTIDSADGLSILRHSTAHVLAQAVQRVKPQANLGIGPPVTDGFYYDFQVDEPFTPEDLKVIKKEMERIVRENQRFVRRVVTDDEARAELVDEPFKLELIGLKGGSAEAAEGANVEVGAGELTIYDNVTRDGETAWKDLCRGPHVPGTRLIGNGWDLTRIAGAYWRGSEKNPQLQRIYGTAWPTKDELRAYQHRLEEAAKRDHRKLGKELDLFSFPDEIGPGLSVFHPKGGIIRYEIERYMRERLLASGYEVVNTPHITKGDLFMTSGHLQWYADGMYPPMVLDEVVDADGHVSREGQEYYLKPMNCPFHNLIFRSRGRSYRELPLRLSEFGSVYRYEKSGTLSGLTRVRGMTQDDTHIYVTAEQVKGELTHSLDFVLQTLRDYGLNDFYLELSTKEEGNPKFIGDDSLWVEATETLREVAEASGLELVPDPGGAAFYGPKISVQARDAIGRTWQMSTIQLDFNQPERFELEYTGPDGEKHRPVMIHRALFGSVERFFAILLEHYAGAFPVWLAPVQVVAVPVAAEYGDYLQSIVADLKTKGVRAEADHSDDRMQKKIRTHTTQKVPLMLIAGEQDRSNGTVSFRFRDGTQLNGIPVDETVARITGAIAARTLVNTAEDLA, encoded by the coding sequence GTGACTGATTTTCCCGCCGATGGCTTCGCCCTCTTCCCCGACCGATCGGTTGTCGCCCTGCGCGTCAACGGCGAGCTGAAAGACCTCGCCACGACCGTCACGGCCGACGACGAGGTGGAGCCCGTCACGATCGACAGCGCCGACGGTCTGTCGATCCTGCGGCACTCGACGGCGCACGTGCTCGCGCAGGCGGTGCAGCGCGTCAAGCCGCAGGCGAACCTGGGGATCGGCCCGCCCGTCACCGATGGCTTCTACTACGACTTCCAGGTCGACGAGCCCTTCACCCCGGAAGACCTCAAGGTCATCAAGAAGGAGATGGAGCGGATCGTCCGCGAGAACCAGCGGTTCGTCCGCCGCGTGGTCACCGACGACGAGGCCCGTGCGGAGCTCGTCGACGAGCCGTTCAAGCTCGAGCTCATCGGACTCAAGGGCGGCTCCGCCGAGGCCGCGGAGGGCGCGAACGTCGAGGTCGGCGCCGGCGAGCTGACGATCTACGACAACGTCACCCGCGACGGCGAGACCGCGTGGAAAGACCTCTGCCGCGGACCCCATGTGCCCGGCACGCGCCTCATCGGCAACGGGTGGGACCTCACCCGCATCGCCGGCGCCTACTGGCGCGGCAGCGAGAAGAACCCGCAGCTGCAGCGCATCTACGGCACCGCGTGGCCCACGAAGGACGAGCTGCGTGCGTATCAGCACCGCCTCGAGGAGGCCGCGAAGCGCGACCACCGCAAGCTCGGCAAGGAGCTCGACCTCTTCTCGTTCCCCGACGAGATCGGTCCGGGACTCTCGGTGTTCCACCCCAAAGGCGGCATCATCCGCTACGAGATCGAACGCTACATGCGCGAGCGCCTGCTCGCCAGCGGGTACGAGGTCGTCAACACCCCGCACATCACCAAGGGCGACCTGTTCATGACGAGCGGGCACCTGCAGTGGTACGCCGACGGCATGTACCCGCCGATGGTGCTCGACGAGGTGGTGGATGCTGACGGGCACGTGTCGCGCGAGGGCCAGGAGTACTACCTGAAGCCCATGAACTGCCCCTTCCACAACCTGATCTTCCGCTCGCGCGGACGCAGCTACCGCGAGCTGCCCCTGCGCCTGAGCGAGTTCGGGTCGGTGTACCGCTACGAGAAGAGCGGCACGCTGTCGGGCCTCACCCGTGTGCGCGGCATGACCCAGGACGACACGCACATCTACGTGACCGCCGAACAGGTGAAGGGCGAGCTCACCCACAGCCTCGACTTCGTGCTGCAGACCTTGCGCGACTACGGCCTGAACGACTTCTACCTCGAGCTGTCGACCAAGGAGGAGGGCAACCCGAAGTTCATCGGCGACGACTCCCTCTGGGTCGAGGCCACCGAGACGTTGCGCGAAGTCGCCGAGGCGTCGGGCCTCGAGCTCGTGCCCGACCCGGGCGGGGCGGCGTTCTACGGCCCGAAGATCTCGGTGCAGGCGCGCGACGCCATCGGCCGCACCTGGCAGATGTCGACGATCCAGCTCGACTTCAACCAGCCCGAACGATTCGAGCTCGAGTACACCGGTCCCGACGGCGAGAAGCACCGTCCCGTCATGATCCACCGCGCCCTCTTCGGCTCGGTCGAGCGCTTCTTCGCGATCCTGCTCGAGCACTACGCCGGCGCATTCCCCGTGTGGCTCGCACCCGTGCAGGTCGTGGCCGTTCCGGTGGCCGCCGAGTACGGCGACTACCTGCAGAGCATCGTCGCGGATCTGAAGACCAAGGGCGTGCGCGCCGAGGCCGATCACAGCGACGACCGCATGCAGAAGAAGATCCGCACGCACACCACGCAGAAGGTGCCGCTCATGCTGATCGCCGGCGAGCAGGACCGCTCGAACGGCACGGTCTCGTTCCGGTTCCGTGATGGGACGCAGCTCAATGGCATCCCGGTCGACGAGACCGTCGCGCGCATCACCGGCGCCATCGCGGCTCGCACGCTCGTGAACACCGCGGAGGATCTCGCGTGA